One Sodalinema gerasimenkoae IPPAS B-353 DNA segment encodes these proteins:
- the apcB gene encoding allophycocyanin subunit beta, giving the protein MQDAITTLIKNYDSTGRYLDGVAIDRLKSYFETGTARVQAAALINGQAAAVVKEAGSTLFNDQPELIRPGGSAYTTRRYAACLRDMDYYLRYATYSWVAGDTDVLDERVLAGLRETYNSLNVAIGPTVIGIGILKEIVKEKVAEAGIETSFIDEPFDHMIRELGEKDI; this is encoded by the coding sequence ATGCAAGACGCAATTACAACGCTAATTAAAAACTACGATTCCACGGGCCGCTATCTTGATGGTGTGGCGATCGATCGCCTGAAGTCCTATTTCGAAACGGGTACGGCTCGGGTTCAAGCCGCAGCCCTCATTAACGGTCAAGCGGCGGCGGTGGTTAAAGAAGCTGGCTCGACTCTGTTTAATGATCAGCCTGAACTCATCCGCCCGGGTGGTAGTGCCTACACGACTCGTCGCTATGCGGCTTGTTTGCGGGATATGGACTATTATCTACGCTATGCCACCTATTCTTGGGTTGCTGGAGATACGGATGTTCTCGATGAGCGGGTGTTGGCCGGTTTGAGAGAGACCTATAACTCCCTCAACGTGGCGATTGGCCCCACGGTCATCGGCATTGGGATTTTGAAAGAGATTGTCAAGGAGAAAGTCGCCGAAGCCGGTATTGAAACGAGCTTCATCGATGAGCCGTTTGATCACATGATTCGTGAACTAGGCGAGAAAGACATCTAA